One stretch of Niallia sp. XMNu-256 DNA includes these proteins:
- a CDS encoding NADH-dependent flavin oxidoreductase, translated as MNPKDQLMLSSFTLPNGVELKNRIVMAPMTNFSSNPDGTVSDAEVSYYARRSSGVSMVITACTYVTPNGKGFPGEFAGDRNDMIPSLGRLAKAIKDQGAKAILQIFHGGRMCPPHLVPNGEIVSAGDVPAERGDVSTEEPEIKPRALSEAEVDEMIHAFGETTRRAIEAGYDGIELHGANGYLIQQFFSPHSNRRDDRFGGSLEKRMTFPLAVVDEVKKVVEKHATSPFIVGYRFSPEEPETPGITMGDTLKLVDALAEKDLDYLHVSLGDFFSKPRRGVENLNKTRIHYLLETIRDRVPLIGVGSIYSAEDARKAFETGIPLLALGRELLIDPDWVQKVAEGKENEIETKLNKQKQRELVIPDPLWNVIIQTPGWVPGV; from the coding sequence ATGAATCCAAAAGACCAATTAATGCTATCTTCTTTCACTCTACCGAATGGAGTGGAATTGAAAAATCGAATCGTGATGGCGCCTATGACCAACTTTTCTTCCAATCCGGATGGCACTGTTTCAGATGCGGAGGTCAGCTATTATGCTCGCCGCTCAAGCGGAGTGAGTATGGTGATTACCGCTTGTACATATGTTACCCCAAACGGAAAAGGCTTTCCTGGAGAGTTCGCAGGTGACCGTAATGATATGATTCCTAGTTTGGGCCGTTTAGCGAAGGCGATTAAAGATCAAGGGGCCAAAGCGATTTTGCAAATCTTTCACGGTGGAAGAATGTGTCCACCTCATTTAGTACCAAATGGAGAGATTGTCAGCGCAGGCGATGTACCTGCAGAAAGAGGCGATGTTTCGACGGAAGAACCAGAAATCAAACCGAGAGCGCTAAGTGAGGCAGAGGTGGACGAAATGATACACGCTTTCGGAGAAACCACACGGCGTGCGATCGAAGCTGGCTACGACGGGATTGAACTTCATGGAGCAAACGGGTATTTAATTCAACAATTCTTCTCCCCTCATTCGAACAGGCGGGATGATCGATTTGGAGGCAGTTTAGAGAAACGAATGACTTTTCCACTCGCAGTGGTCGATGAAGTGAAAAAGGTGGTTGAAAAACACGCTACCTCCCCTTTTATCGTCGGTTATCGTTTTTCACCAGAAGAACCGGAAACCCCTGGTATTACAATGGGTGATACCCTTAAATTAGTCGATGCATTAGCGGAAAAAGACTTGGATTACTTGCATGTTTCATTAGGTGACTTCTTCTCAAAGCCGCGAAGAGGAGTTGAGAATCTAAATAAAACGAGGATCCACTACTTACTTGAAACGATTCGTGATCGTGTTCCATTAATCGGTGTCGGCTCCATTTACTCCGCAGAAGATGCTCGCAAAGCCTTTGAAACCGGTATTCCATTATTGGCATTAGGCCGAGAACTCCTAATCGATCCTGATTGGGTTCAAAAAGTAGCAGAAGGAAAAGAAAATGAAATTGAAACAAAACTAAATAAACAGAAGCAAAGAGAATTGGTGATTCCGGATCCATTATGGAATGTGATTATTCAAACACCTGGTTGGGTTCCTGGAGTTTAA
- a CDS encoding LysM peptidoglycan-binding domain-containing protein, whose protein sequence is MNKKKIMSASMGLVIASSLFLGAGNTEAATYKVQRGDSLWGISQKHGTTVSKIKELNNLKNALIYPNQVLEVGSNSTKVVNNNHSTTASNLKSSNNSSTITSQYKVKAGDSLWKISQQFNVSVSNLKQWNNLKLDTIYVGQNLKVKAITATSNNTSVNSENIVTVSRSFNTHKVVAGDTLSKISQNYGVTVTNLKTWNNLKSDTIYVGQSLTIEGKTNTSVNSSSKPKVSASSSAAGYDVNKVTSIARSLVGIPYAWGGTSPSGFDCSGFVYYVYKQAGMNLSRLTAAGYFDRSYYVNDPQPGDLIFFKNTYKKGISDVGIYLGNNQFISSASRSVSIKSLDQSYWKSHFDSFKRFN, encoded by the coding sequence ATGAATAAAAAGAAGATCATGTCCGCTTCTATGGGCTTAGTCATTGCTTCCTCGTTATTTCTTGGAGCTGGAAATACAGAAGCTGCCACGTATAAAGTCCAAAGAGGGGATTCACTATGGGGAATTTCACAAAAGCATGGGACAACCGTTTCTAAAATAAAAGAATTGAACAATTTAAAGAATGCACTTATTTACCCGAATCAAGTTCTTGAAGTAGGTTCAAACTCAACTAAAGTAGTAAATAACAATCATTCAACAACCGCTTCTAATCTGAAGTCTAGCAACAACTCTTCAACTATTACCAGTCAATACAAAGTAAAGGCCGGTGATAGTTTGTGGAAGATAAGCCAACAATTTAATGTATCGGTTTCTAATTTGAAACAATGGAACAATTTAAAATTGGACACCATTTATGTTGGCCAAAATCTAAAGGTAAAGGCAATAACTGCCACTTCAAATAATACATCCGTAAATAGTGAAAATATCGTTACTGTGTCAAGGAGTTTCAACACTCATAAAGTAGTAGCTGGAGATACATTATCGAAGATTTCTCAAAACTATGGTGTCACCGTTACAAATTTGAAAACTTGGAACAACTTAAAATCGGACACTATTTATGTTGGCCAGTCATTAACAATAGAAGGTAAGACGAATACGAGTGTAAATTCTTCTAGTAAACCAAAAGTTTCTGCTTCATCAAGTGCAGCAGGATATGATGTTAATAAAGTTACTAGTATTGCAAGAAGTTTAGTGGGGATCCCATATGCTTGGGGAGGCACTTCTCCTTCAGGGTTTGATTGCAGCGGGTTTGTTTACTATGTTTATAAACAAGCTGGTATGAATTTGAGCCGTCTAACTGCAGCAGGTTATTTTGATCGTTCCTATTATGTGAACGATCCACAGCCAGGAGATTTAATCTTCTTCAAGAATACTTATAAAAAAGGGATATCGGATGTAGGGATTTACCTAGGAAATAACCAATTTATTTCCTCTGCTAGCAGAAGTGTTTCCATAAAAAGTTTAGATCAATCCTATTGGAAATCCCATTTTGATAGTTTCAAAAGATTTAATTAA
- a CDS encoding CueP family metal-binding protein — translation MKFRTLIISLLAAILLSACGSDSTNEEKSSDVKKTQDIKELVSEYSTGKPKGEVASITSEQLIVSDSKGNQSLYDLPEDEFFVSIAPYVNQTHPUTNHNLTGCQGELVEEEFEVYIQDTDGNVIINETMKSQSNGFIDFWLPRNKTYQVKIKHDGKMVESEISTFEGDNTCITTMNLT, via the coding sequence ATGAAATTCAGAACTTTGATCATTTCTTTATTGGCAGCTATCCTATTATCTGCTTGTGGTTCGGATAGTACAAACGAGGAAAAGTCTTCGGATGTAAAGAAAACGCAAGACATTAAGGAATTAGTAAGTGAATATAGCACTGGTAAACCTAAAGGGGAAGTGGCTTCAATCACTTCTGAACAACTTATTGTTAGTGATAGTAAAGGGAATCAATCACTTTATGACTTGCCAGAAGACGAGTTTTTTGTATCGATTGCACCTTACGTCAATCAAACTCACCCCTGAACGAATCATAACTTGACAGGTTGTCAAGGTGAACTCGTTGAAGAGGAATTTGAGGTTTACATTCAAGATACGGACGGGAATGTGATCATTAACGAAACAATGAAATCCCAATCTAACGGATTTATTGATTTTTGGCTACCGCGGAATAAAACGTATCAAGTTAAAATTAAGCATGACGGCAAAATGGTAGAATCTGAAATTTCTACTTTTGAAGGAGACAACACTTGTATTACGACGATGAATTTGACATAA
- a CDS encoding metal-sensitive transcriptional regulator codes for MDPELENEMISEDNCCTLPHGRMSHHSEKTKKNLVTRLNRIEGQIRGIKRLIENDTYCDDVITQISASQAALNSVAKILLEAHMKECVVNRIQEGDMEVLDEVLVTIQKLMKK; via the coding sequence ATGGATCCCGAATTAGAAAATGAGATGATTTCAGAGGATAATTGCTGTACACTTCCACATGGAAGAATGAGCCACCACTCTGAAAAAACAAAAAAAAATCTGGTGACCCGATTGAATAGGATTGAAGGTCAAATTCGGGGCATAAAAAGATTGATCGAAAACGATACCTATTGTGATGATGTAATTACTCAAATTTCTGCTTCTCAAGCCGCATTAAATAGTGTCGCCAAAATTCTTCTTGAAGCACATATGAAAGAATGTGTAGTCAATCGAATTCAAGAGGGCGACATGGAAGTGCTTGATGAAGTATTAGTTACCATACAAAAATTGATGAAAAAGTAA
- the copZ gene encoding copper chaperone CopZ, which yields MEKVTLNVEGMSCGHCVKAVEGSVGALNGVSSVKVDLENKKVDVEFNQTEVTIDKIKDTIDDQGYDVK from the coding sequence ATGGAAAAAGTAACTCTAAATGTTGAAGGGATGTCTTGTGGACATTGCGTGAAAGCGGTAGAAGGAAGCGTTGGTGCACTAAATGGAGTTTCAAGTGTTAAAGTCGATCTTGAAAACAAAAAAGTTGACGTTGAATTTAATCAAACAGAGGTAACAATCGATAAAATCAAAGACACAATTGATGATCAAGGTTATGATGTAAAGTAA
- a CDS encoding YdhK family protein: MQKKSRIVILSTLLAAILLVLGACNNANDETQSTNEETENANQEVTNEEENTDTSSEEDQEGTDHSGMKHSGSSDVPEGLKEAENPTYPVGSKAKIQASHMPGMNGAEATISGAFDTTVYTVTYTPTTGGEPVEDHKWVIHEEIEKAGNEPFQTGDEVVLNAEHMEGMKGATATIDSVEQTTVYMVDYNDTETGEKVTYHKWVTESELSSVE; the protein is encoded by the coding sequence ATGCAGAAAAAAAGCCGAATCGTCATTTTAAGCACTTTACTTGCAGCAATATTATTAGTATTAGGTGCATGTAACAATGCAAATGACGAAACTCAATCTACAAATGAGGAAACAGAGAATGCCAACCAAGAAGTGACAAACGAAGAGGAAAACACAGATACTAGTTCTGAAGAAGATCAGGAGGGAACAGATCATTCTGGAATGAAACATTCTGGATCGAGTGATGTCCCTGAAGGTTTGAAGGAAGCTGAGAATCCAACTTATCCAGTTGGAAGCAAGGCAAAGATCCAAGCGAGTCATATGCCTGGAATGAATGGTGCTGAAGCAACAATCTCTGGTGCTTTTGATACGACGGTCTATACTGTTACATATACCCCAACAACGGGTGGAGAGCCAGTTGAGGATCATAAATGGGTCATTCATGAGGAGATTGAAAAAGCGGGTAATGAACCTTTCCAAACAGGTGATGAAGTGGTATTAAATGCAGAACATATGGAAGGGATGAAAGGGGCAACTGCCACGATTGATTCTGTTGAACAAACAACAGTATACATGGTAGATTACAACGATACTGAAACAGGGGAAAAGGTAACATATCATAAATGGGTAACAGAAAGTGAATTATCTTCAGTAGAATAA